The proteins below come from a single Dermatophilaceae bacterium Soc4.6 genomic window:
- the pdxS gene encoding pyridoxal 5'-phosphate synthase lyase subunit PdxS translates to MEQQTPDPGPLTGTTPVKRNMAEMLKGGVIMDVVTADQAKIAEDAGAVAVMALERVPADIRAQGGVSRMSDPDMIDSIIAAVSIPVMAKARIGHFVEAQVLQSLGVDYIDESEVLTPADYAHHIDKWLFQAPFVCGATNLGEALRRISEGAAMIRSKGEAGTGDVSNATTHMRKIGGEIRRLTTMRDEELYVAAKELQAPVDLVKEIARTGKLPVVLFTAGGIATPADAAMMMQLGAEGVFVGSGIFKSGNPSQRAEAIVKATTFFDDPDMVAKVSRGLGEAMVGINVEEIPEPHRLAERGW, encoded by the coding sequence GTGGAGCAGCAGACCCCCGACCCAGGTCCCCTGACCGGCACGACGCCCGTCAAGCGCAACATGGCCGAGATGCTCAAGGGCGGCGTCATCATGGACGTCGTGACGGCCGACCAGGCCAAGATCGCCGAGGACGCCGGAGCCGTCGCGGTGATGGCTCTCGAGCGCGTGCCCGCCGACATCCGGGCCCAGGGCGGCGTCTCGCGGATGAGCGATCCCGACATGATCGACAGCATCATCGCCGCGGTGTCGATCCCCGTGATGGCCAAGGCCCGCATCGGCCACTTCGTCGAGGCCCAGGTGCTGCAGAGCCTCGGGGTCGACTACATCGACGAGTCCGAGGTGCTCACCCCGGCCGACTACGCCCACCACATCGACAAGTGGCTGTTCCAGGCCCCCTTCGTCTGCGGGGCCACCAACCTCGGTGAGGCGCTCCGCCGCATCTCCGAGGGTGCGGCCATGATCCGCTCCAAGGGCGAGGCCGGCACCGGTGACGTCTCCAACGCGACGACCCACATGCGCAAGATCGGTGGTGAGATCCGGCGCCTGACGACGATGCGCGACGAGGAGCTCTACGTCGCCGCCAAGGAGCTGCAGGCCCCGGTCGACCTGGTCAAGGAGATCGCCCGCACGGGCAAGCTGCCGGTCGTGCTCTTCACCGCCGGTGGCATCGCCACCCCCGCCGACGCCGCGATGATGATGCAGCTGGGAGCCGAGGGCGTGTTCGTCGGCTCGGGCATCTTCAAGTCCGGCAACCCGTCACAGCGCGCCGAGGCCATCGTGAAGGCCACGACCTTCTTTGACGACCCCGACATGGTGGCCAAGGTCTCGCGCGGCCTCGGCGAGGCCATGGTCGGCATCAACGTCGAGGAGATCCCCGAGCCCCACCGGCTCGCCGAGCGCGGCTGGTAA
- a CDS encoding MarR family transcriptional regulator: protein MSDVTGFFSDLVFVQLRLVDLVERRLRADGGPEVSSYLPLLAIGRLEATRVQDLASELGVSVGGASKAVDRLEQAGWVKRKPHPEDRRSATVSLTASGRRQLAKASTSVAAALDEGLSLPETKRSQLDGALTQLREGLGT from the coding sequence GTGAGCGACGTGACTGGCTTCTTCTCCGACCTCGTCTTCGTCCAGCTGAGACTGGTTGACCTCGTCGAGCGCCGGTTGAGGGCCGACGGCGGGCCCGAGGTCTCGTCGTACCTCCCGCTGCTGGCCATCGGCCGGCTCGAGGCCACGCGCGTGCAGGATCTGGCGAGCGAGCTCGGCGTCTCGGTCGGCGGGGCCAGCAAGGCGGTCGACCGGCTGGAGCAGGCCGGATGGGTCAAGCGCAAGCCGCACCCGGAGGACCGACGCTCGGCGACCGTCTCCCTCACCGCGTCCGGCCGGCGTCAGCTCGCGAAGGCGAGCACCAGCGTCGCCGCGGCGCTGGACGAGGGCCTGTCCCTGCCGGAGACGAAGCGCAGCCAGCTCGACGGCGCGCTGACCCAGCTGCGCGAGGGCCTCGGCACCTGA
- the kynU gene encoding kynureninase, translating into MPTHPALVSRAAALDAEHAAADRSSRFVLPEGLVYLDGNSLGALPVGVAERVSEVVTREWGQGLVRSWNDAAWWPAAERVGDRIGALVGAASGQTVVTDSTTTNIFKVVAAAARMRPGRARVLVDTDSFPTDLYVVSSAADLVGLTVERVHPANAATRVRELGDDVALTVYSSLDYRTGELWDLDEITRAVHGVGGLSCWDLCHSAGVLDLHLDDAGADFAIGCGYKYLNGGPGAPSFVYVRREHLEQFHNPLAGWNGHARPFGMEPDYVPSPTISRARTGTSPMISLLALEAALAAYDGVEVAALRARSLSLTAFFVECLGGLGVDLPLATPMDGDRRGSQVSLRHPAAYGVVQALIARGVIGDFREPDIIRLGFAPLYVSHADALAAAEHLAAVLAGAEHESPQNTRRALVT; encoded by the coding sequence ATGCCGACCCACCCCGCCCTCGTCTCCCGGGCGGCGGCGCTCGACGCCGAGCACGCCGCCGCCGACCGGTCCTCCCGCTTCGTCCTGCCCGAGGGGCTGGTCTACCTCGACGGCAACTCGCTCGGAGCCCTGCCCGTGGGGGTGGCCGAACGGGTGTCCGAGGTGGTCACGCGGGAGTGGGGCCAGGGTCTGGTGCGGTCGTGGAACGACGCTGCGTGGTGGCCCGCCGCCGAGCGGGTGGGCGACCGCATCGGCGCCCTCGTCGGAGCCGCCTCCGGGCAGACCGTCGTCACCGACTCGACGACGACCAACATCTTCAAGGTCGTCGCCGCTGCCGCGCGGATGCGTCCGGGCCGCGCCCGGGTGCTCGTCGACACCGACTCCTTCCCCACCGACCTCTACGTCGTCAGCTCGGCCGCCGATCTCGTGGGCCTGACTGTCGAGCGCGTGCACCCCGCCAACGCGGCGACGCGTGTGCGCGAGCTCGGCGACGACGTGGCCCTGACCGTCTACTCGTCGCTCGACTACCGCACCGGCGAGCTGTGGGACCTCGACGAGATCACCCGCGCCGTCCACGGGGTGGGTGGCCTGTCGTGCTGGGACCTCTGCCACAGCGCGGGAGTGCTCGACCTGCACCTCGACGACGCCGGCGCCGACTTCGCCATCGGCTGCGGCTACAAGTACCTCAACGGCGGCCCGGGGGCGCCGTCGTTCGTCTACGTGCGCCGCGAGCACCTCGAGCAGTTCCACAACCCGCTGGCCGGGTGGAACGGCCATGCCCGCCCCTTCGGTATGGAGCCCGACTACGTCCCCTCCCCCACGATCAGCCGGGCGCGCACCGGCACCAGCCCGATGATCAGCCTGCTGGCCCTCGAGGCTGCGCTCGCCGCCTACGACGGGGTGGAGGTCGCTGCGCTGCGCGCCCGCTCCCTGTCGCTGACGGCCTTCTTCGTCGAGTGCCTCGGCGGGCTCGGCGTCGACCTGCCGCTCGCGACGCCGATGGACGGTGACCGCCGCGGGTCGCAGGTGTCACTGCGCCACCCCGCGGCGTATGGAGTGGTGCAGGCCCTCATCGCCCGCGGCGTGATCGGCGACTTCCGCGAGCCCGACATCATCCGGCTGGGCTTCGCGCCGCTCTACGTCAGCCACGCGGACGCCCTGGCCGCCGCCGAGCACCTGGCCGCCGTCCTCGCCGGGGCCGAGCACGAGAGCCCGCAGAACACGCGCCGCGCGCTGGTGACCTGA
- the pdxT gene encoding pyridoxal 5'-phosphate synthase glutaminase subunit PdxT, with translation MTTTLRPVHSPTTGPTIGVLAVQGDVREHVQALEACGARAVTVRRPTELAAVDGLVLPGGESTTMDKLLRAFELQAPLRERIAGGLPVYGSCAGMILLADRITDGRPDQQTVGGLDITVRRNAFGRQVDSFEEDLAFSGFDTPVHALFIRAPWVESAGDAVETLARVETGPAAGRIVAVRQGALLATSFHPEVTGDRRVHALFVDMVKNL, from the coding sequence GTGACAACCACCCTGCGACCAGTCCACTCCCCGACGACCGGGCCGACCATCGGCGTCCTCGCGGTCCAGGGGGACGTGCGCGAGCACGTTCAGGCCCTGGAGGCCTGCGGCGCGCGCGCCGTCACCGTCCGACGCCCCACCGAGCTGGCAGCCGTCGACGGGCTGGTCCTGCCCGGGGGCGAGTCGACGACGATGGACAAGCTGCTGCGCGCCTTCGAGCTGCAGGCGCCGTTGCGCGAGCGGATCGCCGGGGGCCTGCCGGTCTACGGCTCCTGCGCCGGGATGATCCTGCTCGCCGACCGCATCACCGATGGCCGCCCCGACCAGCAGACGGTCGGCGGGCTCGACATCACCGTGAGGCGCAACGCCTTCGGGCGCCAGGTCGACTCGTTCGAGGAGGATCTCGCCTTCAGTGGGTTCGACACCCCCGTGCACGCGCTGTTCATCCGTGCGCCGTGGGTCGAGAGCGCCGGCGACGCGGTCGAGACGCTCGCCCGTGTCGAGACTGGGCCCGCCGCGGGTAGGATCGTCGCCGTTCGACAGGGCGCGCTGCTCGCCACCTCCTTCCACCCCGAGGTGACCGGTGACCGGAGGGTCCACGCCCTGTTCGTCGACATGGTGAAGAATCTGTGA
- a CDS encoding YebC/PmpR family DNA-binding transcriptional regulator: MSGHSKWATTKHKKAVVDARRGKLFAKLIKNIEVAARTGGGDVVGNPTLYDAVQKAKKTSVPNDNIDRAVKRGSGAEAGGADWQTITYEGYAPNGVAVLIECLTDNRNRAAAEVRTALTRNGGQLADPGSVSYVFHRKGVVVVPKGTLTEDDLLEVVLDAGAEEVNDLGDSFEIVSGASDFVAIRTAVQAAGIDYDSAEASWVPDLQVPLDADGARKMFRVIEALEDSDDVQNVYANGDVPDDVLAELDDDDE, translated from the coding sequence ATGAGCGGGCACTCCAAGTGGGCCACCACCAAGCACAAGAAGGCGGTCGTCGACGCCAGGCGCGGCAAGCTCTTCGCCAAGCTCATCAAGAACATCGAGGTCGCCGCCCGCACCGGTGGGGGTGACGTCGTCGGCAACCCCACGCTCTACGACGCGGTGCAGAAGGCCAAGAAGACGTCGGTCCCCAACGACAACATCGACCGCGCGGTCAAGCGCGGGAGCGGAGCCGAGGCCGGTGGCGCCGACTGGCAGACCATCACCTACGAGGGCTACGCGCCCAACGGTGTCGCGGTGCTCATCGAGTGCCTCACCGACAACCGCAACCGGGCGGCCGCCGAGGTGCGCACCGCGCTCACCCGCAACGGTGGCCAGCTGGCCGACCCCGGCAGCGTGTCCTACGTCTTCCACCGCAAGGGTGTCGTGGTCGTGCCCAAGGGCACGTTGACCGAGGACGACCTGCTCGAGGTCGTGCTCGACGCCGGCGCCGAGGAGGTCAACGACCTCGGCGACTCCTTCGAGATCGTCTCTGGCGCCAGCGACTTCGTCGCGATCCGCACCGCCGTGCAGGCCGCCGGCATCGACTACGACTCGGCCGAGGCCTCGTGGGTGCCCGATCTGCAGGTGCCGCTCGACGCCGACGGGGCCCGCAAGATGTTCCGCGTCATCGAGGCCCTCGAGGACTCCGACGACGTGCAGAACGTCTACGCCAACGGTGACGTGCCCGACGACGTGCTGGCCGAGCTCGACGACGACGACGAGTAG
- the ruvC gene encoding crossover junction endodeoxyribonuclease RuvC, which produces MTRVLGVDPGLTRCGLGVVEGEPGRRLTMVAVGVARTPASDDTPRRLLALEVEIEQWVERHRPDVVAIERVFADVNVASVMGTAQASAVAMLAAVRRGIPVQLHTPTEVKASVTGSGRADKAQVTVMVTRLLLLDTPPKPADAADALALAICQIWRGSTQTRLAEAAAKQQAVLAARRAVAR; this is translated from the coding sequence GTGACGCGCGTCCTCGGCGTCGACCCCGGTCTGACCCGGTGCGGGCTCGGGGTCGTCGAGGGCGAGCCGGGTCGCCGGCTCACGATGGTCGCCGTCGGCGTCGCCCGCACCCCGGCCAGCGACGACACCCCCCGGCGGCTGCTCGCCCTCGAGGTCGAGATCGAGCAGTGGGTCGAGCGCCACCGACCCGACGTGGTGGCCATCGAGCGCGTCTTCGCCGACGTCAACGTCGCGAGCGTGATGGGCACGGCCCAGGCCTCGGCCGTGGCCATGCTGGCTGCGGTCCGGCGCGGCATACCGGTGCAGCTGCACACGCCGACCGAGGTCAAGGCGTCGGTCACCGGGTCGGGCCGGGCCGACAAGGCGCAGGTCACCGTCATGGTGACCCGGCTGCTCCTGCTCGACACCCCACCCAAGCCGGCCGACGCGGCCGACGCGCTCGCCCTCGCCATCTGCCAGATCTGGCGCGGGAGCACCCAGACCAGGCTCGCCGAGGCCGCCGCCAAGCAGCAGGCCGTCCTCGCTGCGCGCCGGGCGGTGGCCCGATGA
- the ruvA gene encoding Holliday junction branch migration protein RuvA, translated as MIASVRGLVVRAGLDRVVVEVGGVGMLLHTTPATAASLRPGVEASLATSLVVREDSLTLYGFADDDERAIFETVQTVSGVGPRLALAMLAVHAPDTLRRAVAGGDVLTLTKVPGIGRKGAERLVLELRDRIGSVVGATASTGGRPAPAPWQDQVRDALVGLGWTAKQADDTVVAVAATAPAPDTSVSALLRTALQVLGR; from the coding sequence ATGATCGCCAGTGTCCGTGGGCTCGTCGTGCGGGCGGGCCTGGACCGCGTGGTCGTCGAGGTCGGCGGGGTGGGCATGCTCCTGCACACGACGCCCGCCACGGCCGCCTCGCTGCGCCCCGGGGTCGAGGCCTCGCTCGCGACCAGCCTCGTGGTGCGCGAGGACTCCCTGACGCTCTACGGCTTCGCCGACGACGACGAGCGGGCGATCTTCGAGACGGTGCAGACGGTCTCCGGAGTGGGGCCTCGGCTCGCGCTGGCCATGCTGGCGGTGCACGCGCCCGACACCCTGCGACGGGCGGTCGCCGGCGGCGACGTGCTCACGCTCACCAAGGTGCCCGGCATCGGTCGCAAGGGTGCCGAACGGCTCGTCCTCGAGCTGCGCGACCGCATCGGGAGTGTGGTCGGTGCCACCGCGAGCACGGGTGGGCGACCTGCGCCGGCGCCGTGGCAGGACCAGGTGCGCGACGCCCTGGTCGGGCTGGGCTGGACGGCCAAGCAGGCCGACGACACCGTCGTCGCCGTCGCGGCCACCGCGCCGGCCCCGGACACGTCCGTCTCCGCGCTGTTGCGCACCGCGCTGCAGGTGCTCGGACGGTGA
- the ruvB gene encoding Holliday junction branch migration DNA helicase RuvB has product MPEQPDGDPDAVSSATAVDGSWDATARLVDPVGDEGERQVEAALRPRRLDEFPGQPRVRNQLALVLEAARRRGSPPDHVLLSGPPGLGKTTLAMIVAAELQQPIRITSGPAIQHAGDLASILSSLAEGEVLFLDEIHRMSRSAEEMLYLAMEDFRVDVIVGKGPGATAIPLELPPFTVVGATTRAGLLPAPLRDRFGFTGHLDFYATDDLVTILRRSARLLGIDADDDAVREIALRSRGTPRVANRLLRRVRDWAQVHGQGVADLLAARTALALFDVDERGLDRLDRAVLEALCRRFGGGPVGLSTLAVAVGEEADTVETVAEPFLVREGFIVRTPRGRAAAPDAWRHLQITPPASAPGLLAGQAPLPLDDEERFRG; this is encoded by the coding sequence GTGCCCGAGCAGCCGGACGGTGACCCGGATGCCGTGTCCTCAGCGACCGCCGTCGACGGCTCCTGGGACGCGACCGCGCGCCTCGTCGACCCCGTGGGCGACGAGGGGGAGCGGCAGGTGGAGGCGGCGTTGCGACCGCGTCGCCTCGACGAGTTCCCCGGGCAGCCGCGGGTGCGCAACCAGCTCGCCCTCGTGCTCGAGGCGGCCCGCCGCCGGGGGAGCCCCCCCGACCACGTGCTGCTCTCCGGCCCACCCGGCCTGGGCAAGACGACCCTGGCGATGATCGTCGCTGCCGAGCTCCAGCAGCCGATCCGGATCACGTCGGGCCCGGCCATCCAGCACGCCGGCGACCTCGCGTCGATCCTGTCGTCGCTCGCCGAGGGCGAGGTGCTCTTCCTCGACGAGATCCACCGCATGTCGCGCTCGGCCGAGGAGATGCTCTACCTCGCCATGGAGGACTTCCGGGTCGACGTCATCGTCGGCAAGGGGCCGGGAGCCACCGCCATCCCGCTCGAGCTGCCCCCCTTCACCGTGGTGGGGGCGACGACTCGCGCGGGTCTGCTCCCGGCACCGCTGCGCGACCGGTTCGGCTTCACCGGCCACCTCGACTTCTACGCCACCGACGACCTCGTGACCATCCTGCGACGCTCGGCCCGCCTGCTGGGCATCGACGCCGACGACGACGCCGTGCGCGAGATCGCCCTGCGGTCGCGCGGCACGCCGCGCGTCGCGAACCGGCTCCTGCGTCGGGTGCGTGACTGGGCGCAGGTGCACGGCCAGGGCGTGGCCGATCTCCTGGCCGCCCGCACGGCGCTCGCCCTCTTCGACGTCGACGAGCGTGGGCTCGACCGGCTCGACCGGGCCGTCCTCGAGGCCCTGTGCCGACGCTTCGGGGGTGGTCCGGTCGGTCTGAGCACGCTCGCCGTCGCGGTCGGTGAAGAGGCCGACACCGTCGAGACGGTCGCGGAGCCGTTCCTCGTGCGGGAGGGGTTCATCGTGCGCACCCCCCGCGGTCGCGCCGCGGCCCCCGACGCGTGGCGGCACCTGCAGATCACCCCGCCGGCCTCGGCACCCGGGCTGCTCGCCGGCCAGGCGCCGCTTCCGCTCGACGACGAGGAGCGTTTCCGGGGCTGA
- the yajC gene encoding preprotein translocase subunit YajC, whose amino-acid sequence MTDLSGLLLPLLLLLLVGFMFWSQRRRQRAALELQAGLEVGSEVCTTSGLYGVITALDDTVAHLQVAPGTVVKFDRRAVALAVPTLPTLPTSPTSPTDEK is encoded by the coding sequence ATGACTGACCTGAGCGGCCTGTTGCTGCCGTTGCTGCTCCTGCTGCTCGTCGGCTTCATGTTCTGGAGCCAGCGACGGCGCCAGCGGGCAGCCCTCGAGCTGCAGGCGGGGCTCGAGGTCGGGTCCGAGGTCTGCACGACCTCCGGCCTCTACGGCGTCATCACGGCGCTCGACGACACGGTGGCGCACCTGCAGGTGGCTCCGGGCACCGTGGTGAAGTTCGATCGTCGGGCAGTCGCCCTCGCCGTGCCCACCCTTCCCACCCTCCCGACCTCCCCGACCTCCCCGACCGACGAGAAGTAG
- the secD gene encoding protein translocase subunit SecD produces MARDPRTKRPRQVLAALVVLLALLVGGSAAAAAWGGGQWTPKLGLDLEGGTEIVLEPVVANGSQVSQGQIDKARDIIENRVNAYGVSEAEVSTLGGRNIVVDIPGVASPATLNAIKKPSQLRFRAVLAEGAGSPQAAAAAASATAAASGTPTPRPSASATPSTSAPAFTPDPPQTSANAAVPEALRAADPTPSTTGTTGTTGATGATSTGGSTATTATPGSSAPVLDQPTDTPTAKPTSASDIAWITPDLAKAFSALDCSKPETASATVDDPAKPLVACSANRQAKYVLGPVEVDGTDISDATSGYQAGPNGQPTTVVEVALTFTGEGTKKFADVTTRLLGLKGAQNQFAIVLDKQVISAPTTQAAITTGRASITGSFTIDSARDLAQQLKFGALPLSFKLQTQDDVSPTLGSEQLRLGLLAGLAGLLLVVVYSLLQYRLLGLVTVASLVVASVITYLALVLLGWSYDFRLTMAGVTGVIVAIGVTADSFIVYFERVRDEVRDGRPLVAAVEAGWARARRTILAADAVNFLAAVVLYLLAASNVRGFAFTLGVTTLIDLVVVILFTHPVVALLARTEFFGGGHRLSGLDPERLGSKVRYVGRGQFSGPGARPASSRPGGVEPATGSVVRGASAEGKA; encoded by the coding sequence GTGGCCCGCGATCCCCGCACCAAACGCCCCCGGCAGGTCCTGGCGGCCCTCGTCGTGCTCCTTGCCCTGCTGGTAGGCGGCAGCGCAGCTGCTGCCGCCTGGGGTGGCGGCCAGTGGACCCCGAAGCTCGGTCTCGACCTCGAGGGTGGCACCGAGATCGTGCTCGAGCCGGTTGTCGCCAACGGCTCCCAGGTCAGCCAGGGTCAGATCGACAAGGCCCGGGACATCATCGAGAACCGGGTCAACGCCTACGGGGTGAGCGAGGCCGAGGTCTCGACCCTGGGCGGTCGCAACATCGTCGTCGACATCCCCGGGGTCGCGTCGCCGGCGACGCTCAACGCCATCAAGAAGCCCTCCCAGCTGCGGTTCCGGGCCGTGCTCGCAGAGGGTGCCGGCTCGCCGCAGGCCGCCGCCGCCGCGGCGAGTGCGACTGCCGCGGCATCAGGTACGCCGACACCGAGACCCAGCGCGTCGGCTACGCCCTCGACGAGCGCTCCGGCCTTCACACCGGACCCCCCGCAGACGTCGGCCAACGCTGCGGTCCCCGAGGCTCTGCGCGCTGCCGACCCGACGCCGTCCACCACGGGAACCACAGGTACTACCGGCGCCACGGGTGCCACCAGCACCGGTGGCAGCACCGCGACCACGGCGACCCCGGGCTCGTCCGCGCCGGTCCTCGACCAGCCGACCGACACCCCCACGGCCAAGCCGACCAGTGCCAGCGACATCGCCTGGATCACGCCCGACCTGGCGAAGGCCTTCAGCGCCCTCGACTGCTCCAAGCCCGAAACGGCCTCGGCCACGGTCGACGACCCGGCCAAGCCGCTGGTCGCCTGCTCGGCGAACCGTCAGGCGAAGTACGTCCTCGGCCCGGTCGAGGTCGACGGCACCGACATCTCCGACGCCACCTCGGGCTACCAGGCAGGCCCCAACGGACAGCCGACGACCGTGGTCGAGGTGGCCCTGACCTTCACCGGTGAGGGCACGAAGAAGTTCGCCGACGTCACCACGCGGCTGCTCGGGCTCAAGGGGGCACAGAACCAGTTCGCCATCGTCCTCGACAAGCAGGTGATCTCCGCGCCGACCACCCAGGCCGCGATCACCACCGGCCGGGCCAGCATCACCGGCTCGTTCACCATCGACAGTGCCCGTGACCTGGCCCAGCAGCTGAAGTTCGGGGCGCTTCCCCTGTCGTTCAAGCTCCAGACCCAGGACGACGTCAGCCCGACCCTCGGCTCCGAGCAGCTGCGGCTCGGCCTGCTCGCCGGGCTGGCCGGCCTGCTGCTGGTGGTCGTCTACTCGCTGCTGCAGTACCGGCTGCTCGGTCTGGTCACGGTGGCGTCCCTCGTCGTCGCGTCGGTGATCACCTACCTCGCCCTGGTGCTGCTCGGCTGGTCCTACGACTTCCGACTGACCATGGCCGGCGTCACCGGCGTCATCGTGGCCATCGGCGTGACCGCCGACTCGTTCATCGTCTACTTCGAACGCGTGCGCGACGAGGTGCGTGACGGTCGGCCGCTGGTGGCGGCGGTCGAGGCCGGCTGGGCTCGTGCCCGGCGCACCATCCTCGCCGCCGACGCGGTGAACTTCCTCGCTGCCGTCGTGCTCTACCTGCTCGCCGCGAGCAACGTGCGAGGATTCGCCTTCACCCTCGGGGTGACGACGCTGATCGACCTCGTCGTGGTCATCCTCTTCACCCATCCCGTCGTGGCCCTCCTCGCCCGCACCGAGTTCTTCGGGGGTGGGCACCGCTTATCGGGGCTCGATCCCGAGCGGCTCGGCTCCAAGGTCCGCTACGTCGGGCGGGGCCAGTTCTCCGGCCCGGGCGCCCGGCCGGCGTCCTCTCGCCCGGGTGGGGTCGAACCCGCCACCGGATCCGTCGTCCGCGGCGCGTCAGCTGAAGGAAAGGCCTGA
- the secF gene encoding protein translocase subunit SecF, with the protein MVNFAEVGNDLYTGKRSIDFIGRQKVWYVVSGVLIALALIGVFARGLNFGIEFRGGSEFRVPGVSSTAAYEQRAQQAMATAGVGGNIVATVIGRDTVRVQTESAGEQNDAAATALASTFGVPVQNISKSSIGPSWGASVSAKAIQGLVIFLVLVAIFMAIYFRTWTMAVAGLVALVHDLVITVGIYALFGFEITPSSMIGFLTILGYSLYDTVVVFDKVRENTTAALSSKRTTYRAAANLAVNQTLVRSINTTVVALLPIAAILVVGFVALGPGTLLDLSLALFVGIAVGAYSSIFIATPLLVDLRRHERDITELDKLVARTSGRTTGQRTTVAAGAVAGSSAARGAGVATLPDPALTEDSGDSGDTAPADHPQDVAGGGTRQDAPAGGGAGRQVHKWAQAGPRNQPKRPPKSKR; encoded by the coding sequence ATGGTCAACTTCGCCGAGGTCGGCAACGACCTCTACACCGGTAAGCGCTCCATCGACTTCATCGGTCGCCAGAAGGTCTGGTATGTCGTGTCGGGGGTGCTGATCGCCCTGGCCCTCATCGGTGTCTTCGCCCGTGGGCTGAACTTCGGGATCGAGTTCCGCGGTGGTTCCGAGTTCCGCGTGCCCGGGGTCTCGAGCACCGCTGCCTACGAGCAGCGGGCCCAGCAGGCCATGGCGACCGCCGGCGTGGGTGGCAACATCGTCGCTACCGTCATCGGTCGCGACACCGTCCGGGTGCAGACCGAGTCGGCCGGGGAGCAGAACGACGCCGCCGCGACCGCGCTGGCCTCCACCTTCGGTGTCCCGGTACAGAACATCTCGAAGTCGTCCATCGGCCCGTCCTGGGGGGCGTCGGTGAGCGCGAAGGCCATCCAGGGCCTGGTGATCTTCCTCGTGCTGGTCGCCATCTTCATGGCGATCTACTTCCGCACCTGGACGATGGCTGTCGCCGGCCTCGTCGCGCTGGTGCACGACCTCGTGATCACGGTCGGGATCTACGCGCTCTTCGGCTTCGAGATCACACCATCGTCGATGATCGGTTTCCTCACGATCCTCGGCTACTCGCTCTACGACACCGTGGTCGTCTTCGACAAGGTGCGCGAGAACACGACGGCCGCCCTGTCGTCGAAGCGGACGACCTATCGCGCGGCCGCCAACCTCGCGGTGAACCAGACCCTGGTGCGCTCGATCAACACCACGGTCGTGGCGCTGCTCCCGATCGCCGCCATCCTCGTCGTCGGTTTCGTGGCCCTGGGTCCGGGCACCCTGCTCGACCTCAGCCTCGCGCTCTTCGTGGGCATCGCGGTGGGGGCCTACTCGTCGATCTTCATCGCGACCCCGCTGCTGGTCGATCTGCGTCGGCACGAGCGTGACATCACCGAGCTGGACAAGCTCGTGGCGCGCACGAGCGGCCGGACCACTGGCCAGCGCACCACCGTGGCGGCCGGCGCCGTTGCCGGCTCCTCGGCGGCACGCGGGGCTGGCGTCGCGACGCTGCCGGACCCGGCGCTCACCGAGGACAGCGGGGACAGCGGGGACACTGCGCCCGCCGACCACCCGCAAGACGTCGCTGGCGGCGGTACCAGGCAGGATGCTCCGGCAGGCGGTGGCGCGGGTCGCCAGGTGCACAAGTGGGCGCAGGCCGGGCCACGCAACCAGCCGAAGCGCCCCCCGAAGTCCAAGCGGTGA
- a CDS encoding adenine phosphoribosyltransferase has protein sequence MTTPPPDPHDELAGRVRALLRDVPDFPAPGILFKDFTPLLADADALRALVDDIAGRYDGRVDAVAGIEARGFVLGAAVAYRLGIGFVPVRKAGKLPPETHAVSYALEYGEATLEVATSSFGVGQRVLVVDDVLATGGTAAAACALVERTGAVVVAVDVVLEIGFLPGRAALPGREVHSLVTS, from the coding sequence GTGACCACGCCGCCTCCCGACCCCCACGACGAGCTGGCGGGGCGGGTGAGGGCGCTGTTGCGCGACGTGCCGGACTTCCCGGCCCCCGGCATCCTCTTCAAGGACTTCACGCCCCTGCTGGCCGACGCCGACGCCCTGCGGGCCCTGGTCGACGACATCGCCGGGCGCTACGACGGCAGGGTCGACGCGGTCGCGGGGATCGAGGCCCGTGGCTTCGTCCTCGGGGCCGCCGTCGCCTACCGTCTCGGCATCGGGTTCGTCCCCGTGCGCAAGGCCGGCAAGCTGCCGCCCGAGACCCACGCGGTGTCCTACGCCCTGGAGTACGGCGAGGCCACCCTCGAGGTGGCCACGAGCTCGTTCGGCGTCGGCCAGCGGGTGCTGGTCGTCGACGACGTCCTCGCCACCGGTGGCACTGCTGCCGCAGCCTGTGCGCTGGTCGAGCGCACCGGCGCCGTCGTCGTGGCGGTCGACGTGGTGCTCGAGATCGGATTCCTGCCCGGACGCGCGGCCCTGCCGGGCCGCGAGGTCCACTCGCTCGTCACCAGCTGA